In Pyrus communis chromosome 1, drPyrComm1.1, whole genome shotgun sequence, the following are encoded in one genomic region:
- the LOC137719424 gene encoding PLAT domain-containing protein 3-like gives MASSNSVNYLFISFFLSLLLTLAFSHDPDCVYTVYVRTGSIIKGGTDSNVNLRLYDVYGYGIEITNLEAWGGLMGPGYNYFERGNLDIFSGRGPCLDFPICSLNLTSDGSGPHHGWYVNYVEVTSTGVHIPCHQQLFTVEQWLATDTWPYELTAIRNYCNSADIEGAEKRGRTERRMIPSGSGGLVSTV, from the exons ATGGCATCCAGCAACTCCGTCAACTATCTCTTCATCTCCTTCTTCCTCTCCCTCCTCCTCACCCTCGCCTTCTCCCAC GACCCGGATTGTGTGTACACGGTGTACGTTCGCACGGGGTCGATCATAAAGGGCGGGACGGACTCGAACGTCAACCTCCGCCTCTACGATGTGTACGGATACGGCATCGAGATCACGAACCTCGAGGCCTGGGGCGGCTTGATGGGTCCCGGCTACAACTACTTCGAGAGGGGCAATCTCGACATATTCAGCGGCCGAGGTCCCTGCCTCGACTTCCCGATCTGCTCTCTCAATCTCACCTCTGACGGCTCCGGCCCCCACCACGGCTGGTACGTTAACTACGTCGAGGTCACCTCCACAGGGGTCCATATTCCTTGCCATCAACAGCTGTTCACCGTCGAGCAGTGGCTAGCCACCGATACGTGGCCCTATGAGCTCACCGCCATCAGGAACTACTGTAACTCCGCCGACATCGAGGGTGCTGAGAAACGGGGTCGTACTGAGCGTCGGATGATCCCGTCCGGTTCAGGCGGTTTGGTTTCTACTGTTTAA